In Paralcaligenes sp. KSB-10, the following are encoded in one genomic region:
- the pmbA gene encoding metalloprotease PmbA: MNEHSTLHLPIIENQARFRELVHETLQYAKSVGASDAAAEVSESSGLSVSVRNNDIETVEQTRDRSLDVTVFAGQRRGSASTSDFSTTALRETVEAAWHIARYTAADPAAGLPEADLLAFDYPDLKLHFPWDISTDAAAELALQAERAARATSRLITNTDGAAAGAFEGHFILGNSRGFMGGYPYSRHNLSVAPIAGRGGHMQRDYWYTSERDPQLLADPQAIGRYAAERTLARLSARRIKTGRFPVLFEAPVAVGLLGALVQATSGGALYRKASFLLDALGKPVLSDHLDVSENPHSIGGMGSSPFDDEGVRTQPRNVVAGGVLQGYFLSSYTARKLNMQTTGNAGGSHNLVLSSRLTHPDDDFRAMLKKMGRGLLVTELIGQGVNYVTGDYSRGAFGYWVEGGEIRHAVQEITIAGNLADMFRQIAAIGSDTIVRGSKATGSILIENMAIAGL, from the coding sequence ATGAACGAACACTCTACTTTACATTTGCCTATTATTGAAAACCAGGCGCGTTTTCGCGAACTCGTTCACGAAACGCTTCAGTACGCCAAGTCGGTCGGCGCGTCCGATGCCGCCGCCGAGGTGTCCGAAAGCAGCGGCTTGTCGGTGTCGGTACGCAACAACGATATCGAAACGGTAGAACAAACCCGTGATCGTTCCCTGGATGTTACGGTTTTTGCGGGCCAGCGCCGCGGTTCGGCCTCCACCTCCGATTTTTCCACTACGGCGCTGCGCGAAACGGTCGAGGCCGCCTGGCATATTGCCCGCTATACGGCGGCCGATCCGGCGGCGGGCCTGCCCGAAGCCGATTTGCTGGCATTCGATTATCCCGATCTGAAGTTGCATTTTCCCTGGGATATTTCCACCGATGCCGCGGCCGAACTGGCCTTGCAGGCCGAGCGCGCCGCGCGTGCCACCAGCCGCTTGATTACCAATACCGATGGCGCCGCGGCAGGCGCCTTCGAGGGCCACTTTATATTGGGCAATAGCCGCGGCTTTATGGGGGGCTACCCCTATTCGCGCCATAATTTGTCGGTGGCTCCGATTGCGGGGCGCGGCGGCCATATGCAACGCGATTACTGGTACACCTCCGAGCGGGATCCTCAGCTCCTGGCCGATCCGCAAGCGATTGGGCGATATGCGGCCGAACGCACGCTGGCGCGGCTTTCAGCACGCCGAATTAAAACCGGCCGCTTTCCTGTGTTGTTCGAGGCGCCTGTGGCGGTAGGCCTGCTGGGGGCTCTGGTTCAGGCGACCAGCGGCGGGGCTTTGTACCGCAAGGCCAGCTTTTTGCTCGACGCCCTGGGCAAACCGGTATTGTCCGATCATCTCGATGTGTCGGAGAACCCTCATTCCATCGGCGGCATGGGCAGTTCCCCCTTCGATGACGAAGGGGTGCGCACCCAGCCGCGTAACGTCGTGGCCGGCGGGGTGCTGCAAGGTTATTTCCTGTCCAGCTACACCGCCCGAAAGCTCAATATGCAAACCACCGGTAATGCCGGAGGCTCCCATAATCTTGTGCTCAGCTCGCGCCTGACGCATCCCGATGACGACTTTCGCGCCATGCTGAAAAAAATGGGGCGCGGCTTGCTGGTTACCGAACTGATCGGGCAAGGGGTCAATTATGTGACGGGTGATTATTCCCGAGGCGCATTTGGCTATTGGGTTGAAGGCGGCGAAATTCGCCATGCTGTCCAGGAGATAACCATCGCAGGCAATTTGGCCGATATGTTCAGGCAAATCGCCGCCATAGGGTCCGACACGATAGTCCGGGGCTCGAAAGCTACCGGCTCGATTCTGATAGAAAACATGGCGATTGCCGGTTTGTAA
- the gltX gene encoding glutamate--tRNA ligase: protein MTSSTTSAVRTRFAPSPTGYLHLGGARTALFSWAFARHHKGIFVLRIEDTDVERSTPEAVQAILDSMAWLGMQPDEGPFYQMQRIDRYREVLGQMLSAGTAYHCYSSPQEVEAMREKARSLGLKPRYDGTWRPEPGKTLPPIPEGRKPVLRFRNPHDGATGWNDLIKGPISFDNTELDDLIIARPDGTPTYNFCVVVDDWDMKITHVLRGDDHVNNTPRQINILRALGATVPQYGHVPMILGPDGEKLSKRHGAVNVMEYDNEGYLPEAMINYLARLGWSHGDDELFSRAELIDWFDTRHLSKSAAQWDPKKLNWVNAHYIKQSSNDDLAARIAPRVQQLGGNPLAADLAAVMGLLKDRAETLNQLAQGAMLFCGPYTPASPELAAQHLDEATRVVLRDFAQRARTLPAWTTPALAELIHAILADHGIKMPKLGIPLRVAVTGQKQTPAIDAVLTLLGRETVLARLNAV, encoded by the coding sequence ATGACATCGTCCACCACTTCTGCCGTTCGTACCCGATTTGCGCCGTCCCCGACCGGCTATCTGCACCTCGGGGGCGCACGCACCGCACTCTTTTCCTGGGCTTTTGCACGCCACCATAAAGGCATCTTCGTACTACGCATCGAAGACACCGATGTCGAGCGCTCCACACCCGAAGCGGTACAGGCCATTCTCGACAGCATGGCGTGGCTGGGCATGCAGCCCGACGAAGGTCCGTTTTACCAAATGCAGCGCATCGATCGCTATCGCGAAGTGCTGGGCCAGATGCTTTCCGCGGGCACCGCCTACCACTGCTACAGCAGCCCCCAGGAAGTGGAAGCCATGCGCGAAAAAGCACGCTCGCTGGGGCTGAAACCCCGCTACGACGGCACCTGGCGCCCGGAACCGGGCAAAACGCTGCCGCCGATTCCCGAGGGGCGCAAGCCGGTGCTGCGGTTCAGAAACCCCCACGATGGCGCCACAGGCTGGAACGACCTGATCAAAGGCCCTATCAGCTTCGACAACACCGAACTCGACGATCTGATCATCGCGCGGCCCGATGGCACGCCCACCTATAATTTCTGCGTGGTAGTCGACGACTGGGACATGAAAATCACCCACGTGCTGCGCGGCGACGACCACGTCAACAACACTCCGCGTCAAATCAATATTTTACGCGCACTGGGTGCGACCGTGCCGCAATACGGCCATGTGCCCATGATTCTCGGACCCGATGGCGAAAAACTCTCGAAAAGGCACGGCGCCGTCAATGTCATGGAATACGACAACGAAGGCTATTTGCCCGAAGCCATGATCAACTATCTGGCGCGTCTGGGCTGGAGCCATGGCGACGACGAGCTATTCAGCCGCGCGGAGCTGATCGACTGGTTCGATACCCGGCACCTCAGCAAGTCGGCGGCCCAATGGGACCCAAAGAAACTCAATTGGGTCAATGCCCACTATATAAAGCAGAGCTCAAACGACGATCTGGCCGCGCGCATCGCTCCGCGCGTTCAGCAACTGGGCGGCAATCCCCTGGCCGCCGACCTGGCCGCCGTCATGGGATTGCTCAAAGACCGCGCCGAAACGCTCAATCAATTGGCCCAGGGAGCCATGCTGTTCTGCGGCCCGTATACCCCGGCCAGCCCAGAACTGGCCGCGCAACACCTGGACGAAGCCACGCGGGTGGTGCTCAGGGATTTCGCGCAGCGCGCCCGGACTCTGCCAGCGTGGACGACTCCGGCCCTGGCCGAGCTGATTCATGCAATTTTGGCCGATCACGGCATCAAGATGCCCAAGCTGGGCATCCCCTTGCGCGTGGCCGTCACGGGTCAAAAACAGACCCCTGCCATTGACGCCGTTCTTACACTGCTGGGCCGCGAAACCGTCCTGGCTCGCCTGAACGCGGTGTGA
- the argC gene encoding N-acetyl-gamma-glutamyl-phosphate reductase, giving the protein MTAAVSSRIKVGIVGGTGYTGVELLRLLSRHPHVELKAITSRKEDGMLVSDMFPNLRGQVGLRFQTPDTAALNECDVVFFATPHGVAMSQAESLLESGVRIIDLAADFRLQNTQVFQDWYKMPHACPAVLAQSVYGLVELNRAKIAQAKVVGNPGCYPTTVILGLTPLIEGGRRLVDTSHIIADCKSGTSGAGRKAAVGMLYSEAGDNFKAYGVAGHRHHPEITEQLKAVAGGPVDVTFVPHLVPMIRGMFSTLYARILPEALDTDFQALFEKRYAKETFIDVMPAGSLPETRSVRASNHLRIAVHRPDGGDQLVVLVVQDNLVKGASGQAVQNMNLMFGLPEATGLEQVAIFP; this is encoded by the coding sequence ATGACGGCGGCAGTATCTTCTCGGATCAAGGTGGGCATCGTAGGCGGCACGGGCTATACAGGGGTGGAATTGCTGCGCCTCCTATCCCGGCATCCCCATGTCGAACTCAAGGCCATTACGTCGCGAAAAGAAGATGGCATGCTTGTGTCCGACATGTTCCCCAATCTGCGGGGGCAAGTCGGCTTGCGCTTCCAAACGCCCGATACGGCAGCCCTGAACGAATGCGACGTGGTGTTTTTTGCCACTCCGCATGGCGTAGCCATGAGCCAGGCCGAAAGCCTGCTTGAAAGCGGCGTGCGCATCATCGATCTGGCGGCCGACTTCCGCCTGCAAAACACGCAGGTGTTCCAGGATTGGTACAAAATGCCTCATGCCTGCCCAGCCGTTCTGGCTCAGTCCGTATATGGCCTGGTTGAACTGAATCGGGCCAAAATCGCCCAGGCCAAGGTCGTGGGCAATCCGGGCTGCTACCCTACCACTGTCATCCTGGGTCTTACCCCGCTCATCGAAGGGGGCAGGCGCCTGGTCGATACATCCCACATCATCGCCGATTGCAAATCCGGCACTTCAGGGGCCGGGCGCAAGGCGGCGGTCGGCATGCTCTATTCCGAGGCCGGCGACAATTTCAAGGCCTACGGGGTGGCGGGGCACCGCCATCATCCCGAAATTACCGAGCAGTTGAAAGCGGTGGCCGGTGGTCCGGTCGACGTAACGTTCGTGCCGCATCTGGTGCCCATGATACGTGGCATGTTTTCCACGCTCTATGCGCGCATATTGCCCGAGGCGCTCGACACCGATTTTCAGGCTTTGTTCGAAAAGCGCTATGCCAAGGAAACTTTTATCGATGTCATGCCCGCGGGAAGCCTGCCCGAAACACGCTCGGTGCGTGCCTCCAATCATCTGCGCATAGCCGTTCATCGGCCCGATGGCGGCGATCAACTGGTGGTGCTCGTGGTTCAGGATAATCTCGTCAAGGGTGCTTCCGGCCAGGCCGTGCAGAACATGAATCTCATGTTTGGCCTGCCTGAGGCAACCGGCCTGGAACAGGTGGCCATTTTCCCCTAA
- the rplM gene encoding 50S ribosomal protein L13, with protein sequence MKTFVAKPHEVQRDWYVIDAKGKVLGRVASEVARRLRGKHKPEFTPHVDTGDYIVIINAADIVVTGNKSQDKKYYRHSTYPGGISETTFEKMQQRFPGRAIQKAVKGMLPKGPLGYAMIKKLKVYAGAEHPHTAQQPKPLEF encoded by the coding sequence ATGAAGACCTTTGTGGCCAAGCCGCATGAAGTCCAACGTGACTGGTACGTGATTGACGCCAAGGGCAAAGTCCTCGGTCGTGTGGCCAGCGAAGTCGCACGTCGTTTGCGCGGCAAGCATAAGCCAGAATTCACGCCTCACGTTGACACAGGCGATTACATCGTCATTATTAACGCTGCAGATATCGTTGTGACCGGTAACAAGTCGCAAGACAAGAAATACTACCGCCACTCGACATACCCAGGTGGTATCAGCGAGACCACCTTCGAGAAAATGCAACAGCGTTTTCCTGGTCGTGCAATCCAGAAAGCGGTCAAAGGCATGCTGCCCAAAGGCCCTCTTGGTTACGCTATGATCAAGAAGCTCAAGGTTTATGCTGGCGCCGAGCATCCGCATACTGCTCAGCAGCCCAAACCGCTGGAATTCTAA
- a CDS encoding alpha/beta hydrolase, translating to MSSPLLECVEIETAPNPTHAVIWLHGLGADGHDFASVVPELHLQNGPAIRFVFPHAPIRPVTVNNGMSMRAWYDIYVMGSVMREDEQGIRASQHAIEALIARENQRGIDSDKIVLAGFSQGCAMTLHTGPRLDQKLAGMVGLSGYLPLAGQFDAERQAANQDTPIFLAHGVLDPVVALARGQAAHRQLTDAGYRTSWKTYTMPHAVCLEEINDIAAFLRQVLV from the coding sequence ATGAGTTCTCCCCTTTTGGAATGCGTCGAGATCGAAACGGCGCCCAACCCCACTCACGCAGTCATCTGGCTGCACGGCCTGGGCGCCGACGGCCACGATTTCGCCTCGGTCGTGCCCGAACTTCACCTGCAGAACGGGCCCGCGATCCGCTTCGTTTTCCCCCATGCCCCCATACGGCCGGTTACCGTCAACAACGGCATGTCGATGCGCGCCTGGTACGACATATATGTAATGGGTTCGGTCATGCGCGAAGACGAACAAGGAATACGCGCCTCCCAGCACGCCATCGAAGCACTGATAGCGCGTGAAAATCAGCGCGGCATAGACAGCGATAAGATCGTGTTGGCCGGGTTCTCCCAGGGATGCGCCATGACGCTGCACACCGGCCCGCGCCTGGATCAAAAACTGGCCGGCATGGTGGGCCTGTCGGGCTATTTGCCGCTGGCCGGCCAATTCGACGCCGAACGGCAGGCCGCCAATCAGGACACCCCCATTTTTCTGGCCCATGGCGTGCTCGATCCGGTCGTGGCCCTGGCGCGCGGCCAGGCAGCACATCGCCAATTGACCGACGCAGGCTATCGAACCAGCTGGAAAACATACACGATGCCGCATGCGGTGTGCCTGGAAGAAATCAACGACATCGCCGCCTTCCTGCGCCAGGTTCTGGTCTAG
- the yjgA gene encoding ribosome biogenesis factor YjgA, whose translation MPNDVTESPDPEYDRPSKSQIKREMLALLDLGKQLVDLPNEKLKQLPLAERLYDAIRQAQRTTSREGRRRQIHYVGKLMRDSQADAIRQQIDVWENGSREQTDAMHRIETLRDLLLNDDQALTQLLDEYPQADIQQLRALIRAGRKEAQQNAGLQTGQEPQRKHYRALFQALKTLDTHTESE comes from the coding sequence ATGCCAAACGACGTTACAGAATCTCCCGACCCCGAGTACGACCGCCCCAGCAAATCGCAAATAAAGCGTGAAATGCTTGCTTTGCTCGACCTGGGCAAGCAACTGGTTGACCTTCCCAACGAAAAACTCAAGCAATTGCCGCTGGCCGAAAGACTCTACGACGCCATCCGCCAGGCGCAGCGCACCACCAGCCGCGAAGGCCGGCGGCGCCAGATTCATTACGTCGGCAAGCTGATGCGCGATTCGCAGGCCGATGCCATACGGCAGCAAATCGATGTCTGGGAAAACGGCTCGCGCGAACAGACCGACGCCATGCATCGGATCGAAACCCTTCGAGACCTGCTGCTGAACGACGACCAGGCCCTCACCCAGCTGCTTGACGAATATCCGCAAGCCGACATCCAGCAGCTGCGGGCCTTGATACGCGCCGGTCGCAAAGAGGCCCAGCAAAACGCCGGGCTGCAAACCGGCCAGGAGCCTCAGCGCAAACACTACCGCGCCCTGTTCCAGGCCCTTAAAACCCTGGATACCCATACGGAATCAGAATGA
- a CDS encoding GNAT family N-acetyltransferase, whose product MLRHRLAVLFEPRSLLVVSDRPLPIEQNLPEFLKSSTTLVAVEAGVPIVVAARGEANAPAARIDLALVCVEPSRLPEALEAIRAVHPRGLILLPQETPSANPIEDMAYCRAWARLCGCMVLGPRSFGVQRPHLGLNLSHQAKTALVGKAALVAQSRSITAAVLDWAEDVSLGFSTVVSLGDESVVDVAQVLEYLAMDPRTDSIALYMEDIPAARAFTSALRAAAAIKPVIVLKAGHDSSELGPMHDAVLDALLRRAGAVRISYFVQLFSALKVLGYARRPRGRRIALLSNGNGAPQLALDVMGPSTAVFRADLSLASLKALKGVLEEGADIQNPVITHAPLTAGKIKQAIDVLASDSGVDGVLVLLAPDPLTDMPAVARQLAAAAPGARKPVITCLMGDASMRPLRHMLDDVGTPAFRTPETAAHAFGILASYHYNQTLSQQTLPPEALGKPPRLDEARAILRSVRDEHRLALTVAECQRLFDCFHIPIQCAPQAKPGPGTPADDAIPMAIRVQRDVRLGPYIKFGSGGHDALVSGQDRAVELPPLNGYLARQLIERSALWRRVLSRQMSPAAFEHLQESLERISDLVSLLGDIDTLIVDSLFADAMQLAAQSVCIRLTASPALLLPETSGYRHMAIHPYPVRLVQARRFKSGEPWMMRPIRPEDAEPLQTFVRDLSDESRYMRFVSMLRELTPRMLSRYTRIDYDRELALVATVQLANPEHRGHPREHIIGFAHYLRNADARGAEYALVIGDDWQRRGLGATLMRGLIEAAQEQGLTYIDGLVLASNYAMLSLMTHLGFRNDSDAEDPTMRRVWLDLGESRTQ is encoded by the coding sequence ATGTTGCGACATCGTTTGGCTGTTTTGTTCGAGCCGCGCTCCTTGCTGGTTGTCAGCGACCGGCCATTGCCGATCGAACAGAATTTGCCTGAGTTTCTCAAAAGCAGCACGACTTTGGTGGCCGTCGAGGCGGGCGTGCCTATTGTCGTCGCCGCCCGCGGCGAGGCGAATGCGCCGGCGGCCCGGATCGACCTGGCACTGGTTTGCGTCGAGCCCTCGCGCTTGCCGGAAGCGCTGGAGGCCATACGGGCGGTTCATCCGCGAGGCTTGATTCTGTTGCCTCAGGAAACCCCGTCGGCCAATCCAATCGAAGACATGGCATATTGCCGCGCCTGGGCGCGCCTGTGCGGCTGCATGGTTCTCGGGCCCCGTTCGTTCGGTGTGCAGCGGCCCCATTTGGGCCTGAATTTAAGTCATCAAGCCAAAACGGCTTTGGTCGGGAAGGCTGCCCTGGTAGCGCAGTCGCGCTCGATCACTGCGGCTGTCCTGGATTGGGCCGAGGACGTGAGCCTGGGCTTTTCAACGGTGGTGTCCCTGGGCGATGAGTCCGTGGTCGACGTGGCCCAGGTGCTGGAATACCTGGCCATGGATCCGCGCACCGACAGCATCGCGCTTTACATGGAAGACATTCCGGCGGCGCGCGCGTTTACCAGCGCCTTGCGCGCGGCGGCGGCCATCAAGCCGGTGATTGTGCTCAAGGCAGGGCATGACTCGTCCGAACTCGGCCCGATGCATGATGCCGTGCTCGATGCTCTATTGCGCCGCGCCGGCGCGGTGCGCATCAGTTATTTTGTGCAATTGTTCTCGGCGCTGAAAGTCCTGGGCTATGCCCGCCGCCCGCGCGGGCGGCGCATTGCCTTGCTGTCCAATGGCAATGGCGCTCCGCAATTGGCTCTCGATGTCATGGGCCCAAGCACCGCTGTGTTTCGCGCCGATTTGTCCCTGGCGTCGCTCAAAGCCTTGAAGGGTGTGCTTGAAGAAGGGGCGGACATCCAGAACCCCGTGATTACACATGCTCCCTTGACCGCGGGAAAAATCAAGCAGGCCATAGACGTGCTCGCCAGCGACAGCGGGGTTGACGGCGTACTGGTGCTTTTGGCGCCCGATCCCCTGACCGACATGCCCGCCGTGGCGCGGCAACTGGCGGCGGCCGCTCCCGGCGCCCGCAAGCCTGTCATCACCTGCCTCATGGGCGATGCCAGCATGCGGCCTTTGCGCCACATGCTCGATGATGTAGGCACGCCCGCCTTTCGCACTCCCGAAACGGCAGCCCATGCTTTCGGCATTCTGGCGTCTTATCATTACAACCAGACCTTGTCGCAGCAAACGCTGCCTCCCGAGGCCCTGGGCAAACCGCCGCGGCTCGACGAGGCGCGCGCCATTCTGCGCAGCGTCCGCGACGAGCATCGTCTTGCCCTGACGGTAGCCGAGTGCCAGCGCCTGTTCGATTGTTTTCATATCCCGATTCAGTGCGCGCCGCAAGCGAAACCCGGGCCCGGCACGCCTGCCGACGACGCCATACCCATGGCGATACGCGTGCAGCGCGATGTCAGGCTGGGGCCCTACATCAAGTTCGGCTCCGGCGGCCACGATGCCCTGGTCTCGGGCCAGGATCGCGCCGTCGAACTGCCTCCGCTCAACGGTTATCTGGCGCGCCAGCTTATAGAACGCAGTGCCTTGTGGCGCCGTGTGTTGTCGCGTCAAATGAGTCCAGCCGCATTTGAGCATCTGCAGGAATCGCTCGAGCGGATTTCCGATCTGGTCAGCCTGCTCGGCGATATCGATACCCTGATTGTCGACTCCCTGTTTGCCGATGCCATGCAGCTTGCGGCGCAATCGGTGTGCATACGGCTGACCGCGTCGCCGGCACTGTTGTTGCCTGAAACTTCGGGCTATCGGCATATGGCGATCCATCCGTATCCGGTCCGCCTGGTGCAGGCCAGGCGGTTCAAGAGCGGCGAGCCCTGGATGATGCGGCCCATACGTCCGGAAGACGCCGAGCCCCTGCAGACATTCGTGCGCGATCTGTCCGACGAATCACGCTATATGCGTTTCGTATCGATGCTGCGCGAGCTGACGCCGCGCATGTTGTCGCGCTACACGCGCATCGATTACGATCGCGAGCTGGCCCTGGTGGCGACGGTCCAGCTTGCCAATCCGGAGCACCGCGGCCATCCGCGCGAACACATCATCGGCTTTGCGCATTATCTGCGCAATGCCGATGCGCGCGGCGCCGAGTATGCATTGGTGATCGGCGACGACTGGCAGCGCCGCGGCCTGGGAGCCACGTTGATGAGAGGCCTGATCGAAGCCGCTCAGGAACAGGGCCTGACTTATATCGATGGCCTGGTGCTGGCAAGCAACTACGCCATGCTCAGCCTCATGACGCATCTGGGATTTCGCAACGACAGCGACGCGGAAGATCCGACGATGCGCCGAGTATGGCTGGATCTTGGCGAAAGCCGCACGCAATAG
- a CDS encoding TRAP transporter substrate-binding protein, with amino-acid sequence MQRRSFLKKAGLGAMAGTAAVAAPVFAQSNPKLSWKMTSSFTTSLPALFGSAQLFCKMIEEASDGNFSIRVYPGGELVPALGVMDAVGNKTVECGQTASYYYYGKDPAFCFDTAVPFGLNARQMNAWMFQGDGMKLTREMFAPRHIINFPMGNTGTQMGGWYRKEINSTADLKGLKMRTAGFAGEVLSRLGVVPQQIAGGDIYPSLEKGTLDAVEFVGPVDDEKLGFNKVAKYYYYPGWWEGCAQVSLYVNDEAYNSLPKHYQALIDIASRHAGVQMLANYDANNPAALRRLIANGAVLKAFPREVMDASFKAANTVYAEFSAKSPLFKKVYDSYMGFRDNVVPWFRVAEGSFDNYMGIALANMKK; translated from the coding sequence ATGCAGCGTCGCTCATTTCTAAAAAAAGCAGGGTTGGGAGCCATGGCAGGTACTGCCGCTGTTGCCGCCCCGGTATTTGCGCAAAGCAATCCTAAACTGAGCTGGAAAATGACTTCCAGTTTCACCACGTCCCTGCCGGCATTGTTTGGCTCGGCACAACTGTTTTGCAAGATGATTGAAGAAGCCTCCGATGGCAACTTCTCGATCCGGGTTTATCCGGGCGGCGAGCTTGTTCCGGCCCTGGGCGTCATGGATGCGGTCGGCAACAAAACGGTCGAGTGCGGCCAGACGGCCTCGTATTACTACTACGGCAAAGATCCTGCCTTCTGCTTCGACACGGCAGTCCCTTTTGGCCTGAATGCGCGTCAGATGAACGCCTGGATGTTCCAGGGCGACGGCATGAAGCTCACTCGCGAAATGTTTGCCCCACGGCACATCATCAATTTTCCCATGGGCAACACCGGTACGCAGATGGGCGGCTGGTACCGCAAGGAAATCAACTCCACGGCCGACCTCAAGGGCCTGAAGATGCGTACGGCGGGTTTCGCCGGCGAAGTCCTCTCGCGCCTGGGTGTGGTGCCGCAGCAAATTGCCGGCGGCGATATCTACCCCTCGCTTGAAAAGGGCACGCTCGATGCGGTCGAGTTCGTCGGCCCCGTCGACGACGAAAAACTCGGCTTCAACAAGGTGGCCAAGTACTATTACTACCCGGGCTGGTGGGAAGGCTGCGCGCAGGTTTCCCTGTACGTCAACGACGAGGCCTACAACAGCCTGCCCAAGCATTATCAGGCGCTCATCGACATCGCCAGCCGCCACGCCGGCGTTCAAATGCTGGCCAATTACGATGCCAACAATCCTGCTGCCTTGCGTCGCCTGATTGCCAATGGCGCCGTGCTCAAAGCCTTCCCGCGCGAAGTCATGGACGCCTCCTTCAAGGCTGCCAATACAGTCTATGCGGAATTTTCAGCGAAAAGCCCTTTGTTCAAGAAGGTCTACGACAGCTACATGGGGTTCCGCGATAATGTCGTGCCCTGGTTCCGCGTAGCCGAAGGTTCGTTCGACAACTATATGGGCATTGCCCTGGCCAATATGAAAAAATAG
- a CDS encoding CopD family copper resistance protein, protein MSYSILVTLHLFAAFIFVGTVFFEVLMLEGIRKHVPADAMRQVEIAIGQRARKFMPFVLLVLYGAGIAMAWNHRAVLAHPFASSFGTLLTIKIVLALSVLGHFITAITLGGKGRLKSRHFRRIHYSVFWHMIGIVFLAKAMFYLHW, encoded by the coding sequence ATGAGTTATTCGATACTGGTCACTCTGCATTTATTCGCCGCATTCATTTTCGTCGGCACCGTGTTTTTTGAAGTGCTTATGCTGGAAGGCATACGCAAGCATGTGCCGGCCGACGCCATGCGACAGGTCGAAATCGCCATCGGCCAGCGCGCGCGCAAATTCATGCCTTTCGTACTGTTGGTGTTATACGGAGCGGGTATCGCCATGGCCTGGAACCACCGGGCAGTCCTGGCGCATCCCTTCGCCAGCAGTTTCGGCACTCTGCTTACCATCAAGATCGTGCTTGCCCTGAGCGTGCTGGGCCACTTCATCACCGCGATTACACTGGGCGGCAAAGGCCGCCTCAAATCCCGCCACTTTCGGCGCATTCACTATAGCGTGTTCTGGCACATGATAGGCATCGTGTTCCTGGCCAAAGCCATGTTCTACCTGCACTGGTAG
- the rpsI gene encoding 30S ribosomal protein S9: MIGNWNYGTGRRKTSVARVFLKKGSGKIVVNGKPVDEYFARETGRMVVRQPLELTGHLESFDFHINVHGGGESGQAGAVRHGITRALIDYDATLKPSLSQAGLVTRDAREVERKKVGFHKARRRKQFSKR, encoded by the coding sequence ATGATCGGTAACTGGAATTATGGAACTGGCCGCCGCAAAACATCGGTGGCTCGAGTGTTCCTCAAAAAAGGATCGGGCAAGATCGTTGTCAACGGCAAGCCTGTCGATGAATATTTCGCGCGTGAAACCGGCCGCATGGTCGTGCGTCAGCCTCTCGAGCTGACGGGTCACCTCGAATCGTTCGATTTTCATATCAATGTGCACGGCGGCGGCGAAAGCGGCCAGGCTGGTGCGGTGCGCCACGGCATTACCCGCGCCCTCATTGATTACGACGCAACGCTGAAACCTTCGCTGTCGCAAGCCGGCCTGGTAACGCGCGATGCCCGTGAAGTCGAACGTAAAAAAGTCGGTTTCCACAAAGCTCGCCGCCGCAAACAGTTCAGCAAGCGCTAA